From Cardiocondyla obscurior isolate alpha-2009 linkage group LG09, Cobs3.1, whole genome shotgun sequence, one genomic window encodes:
- the LOC139105743 gene encoding uncharacterized protein, translating to MVSSSLLKDVKLNKFFDQRQSTRLFSVICSSINRDAYAPPFPVEYFISTADTPAFWFLFRASARYRGISINYSVVIAFPIMDDTRLYKYYRTYSGYGLNSLIYRFLIADYNLRRFFNLSAYCGAVTFVTFIFVVIMIACSIASLNLVTLNDTFFRDLVEKAEKKLPRMESVVNVIPSYKCIHKHIQRTSVFQEKAEKMLRKEQLQLEVMNSKMSCIEKLLKPEGQSEWRRSRSPKIYHRLINMEVSK from the exons atggtttcttctagtttaTTAAAAGACGTCAaactgaataaattttttgaccAACGTCAGAGCACTCGCCTATTTAGCGTCATCTGTTCGTCGATCAATCGCGATGCTTACGCACCGCCGTTTCCTGtcgagtattttatttcaacggcAGACACGCCAGCTTTCTGGTTCCTTTTTCGAGCATCGGCGCGGTATCGTGGGAtctcaataaattattcggTAGTTATCGCTTTCCCCATCATGGACGACACCCGACTGTACAAGTATTATCGAACGTATTCCGGATACGGTCTGAACTCGCTG ATATACCGTTTTCTCATCGCCGATTACAATCTTAGACGGTTTTTCAATTTAAGTGCTTATTGCGGAGCAGTAACTTTCGTTACATTCATCTTCGTGGTGATTATGATCGCCTGTTCGATAGCG AGTTTGAATTTGGTGACGTTGAACGATACATTTTTTCGTGACTTGGTCGAGAAAGCGGAGAAG AAATTACCGCGAATGGAAAGCGTCGTTAACGTCATACCCTCGTACAAATGTATTCACAAGCAT ATACAACGGACGAGCGTATTTCAAGAGAAAGCGGAGAAAATG TTACGCAAAGAGCAACTGCAGTTAGAAGTAATGAATAGCAAAATGTCGTGCATCGAGAAGCTATTGAAGCCCGAG GGACAGTCCGAGTGGCGTCGTAGTAGATCACCAAAAATATACCATCGTCTTATTAATATGGAagtatcaaaataa